GTCGTGCACGAACAGCACGTCGGCATCGCCGCGCTTGGCCATGTCGATGGCCTGGCCGGTGCCCACCGCCACCACCTTGACGTCGATGTCGCTGGCCTTCTTGAAAGCCGGCAGCAGGTGCGAGAACAGGCCCGACTGCTCGGTGGACGTGGTCGAGGCCATGGTGATGGTCTCGGCGTGCGCGGCCCCCGCGGCCAGCAGGAAAACGGCAACGGCCAGCGAGGCGCGGACGCCCGCGCTTGCGCGGTGCTGCTTGAAGAACAGATTCATGCCAACTCTCCCTTGACGAACAGGCGGGCCTCTTCCGGCAGGGGCCCATGAAAGAAATCGTGCACCGGCAGATCGGCCAGCACGCGGCCGTGCTCGAGGTAGACCACGCGGCTCGCGAGCCGCTTGACCTGCCCGAGGTTGTGGCTCGCGAACACCAGCGTGCGGCCGGCGGCGGCTTCGGCAATGAGCGTCTCGACCTCGCGCTTGGCGGTCGGGTCGAGACTGGCCGTGGGCTCGTCGAGCAGCAGCACCGCCGGATGCAGTGCCCAGGCGCGCGCCAGCGCCACGCGCTGCTGCTGGCCGCCCGAGAGGGCGCGGGCGTTGCGCTCGGCCAGGTCCTCCAGGCCCACGCGCGCCAGCGCCGGAAGGGCGGCGCGGCAGGCATCGCGCCAGCGCATGCCGCGCAGCCACAGCGCCAGCGCCACGTTGACCACCACTGAGGCGCGCAGCATGTGCGGGCGCTGGAACAGCATGGCCTGCTGCCGGCGCGGCGCGGCGCTGGTGAAGCTCCCCGCCGCATGCGGCACCAGGCCGTGCAGCAGCCGCAGCAGCGTGGTCTTGCCGCTGCCATTGGCGCCGATGAGGGCCACGCGCTCGCCCGCCGCGATGGTCAGGGTCGCGCCCTGCAGCGCCGCCACGCGCCCCAGGCGAACGTCGACGCCATAGAGCGCGAAGACGGTGGCGTCCACGCTCGCGAGCTGCGCGTGCTCGTTCACGAGCGCGCCTCCGGCCGCCACCATGCCGCCGTGCCGCCGCCTGCGCCGCCGCCGCCGTCGGCCCGCTCGCGCCAGCCCCGGACCGCGGCAATCGCGAGGTTCAGCACCAGCACCACGCCCAGCAGCACGATGCCCAGGGCCAGTGCCAGCGGCAAGTCGCCCTTGCTGGTTTCGAGCGCGATGGCGGTGGTCATCACGCGCGTGAAGCCGTCGATGTTGCCGCCCACCACCATCACCGCACCCACTTCCGAGACCGCGCGGCCGAATGCGGCGATCAGCACCGTGAGCAGCGCGTAGCGCTCGTCCCACACCAGGAGCAGCGCGCGCACCAGCGGCCCGGCGCCGAGCGAGCGCAGTTGCTCGCCATGCGCGCGCTCGGCATCCTCGATGGCCTGGCGCGTGAGCGCCGTCACCACCGGCAGCACCAGCACCGTCTGCGCCAGCACCATGGCCTTGAAAGAAAACAGCCAGCCCAGGAAGCCGAGCGGGCCCGAGCGCGACAGCAGCAGGTAGACCACCAGCCCGACCACCACCGACGGCAGCGCCAGCAGGGTGTTCAGCAGCGTCAGCAAGCCGGCGCGGCCGCGAAAGCGCGCCACGCCCAGCCAGGCCCCCAGCAGCAGGCCCAGCCCGCAGGCCAGCACGCAGGCGCTGGCGCTGACCGCGAGCGAACGCCCGACGATGGCCAGCAGCACCGGATCGCCGGACACGAGCAGCTCCCAGGCCGCGACGGCGCTCTGTGCAAAGGTGTTCACGCGGTGGGCTTCATGGGTGGAAGCGCCGCAGTATCGGGGGGTACCTCGAATTACCTATGCAATTCATTGCATAGGTAAAACGACCTGGGTCAGATCACGTCGAGCGGAAAGACCGGCCGGCGAACTTTGCTGAACGGGAACAGGCTGTAGTCCGAACTGGTCACGCCCGGGCTGTCGCACTCCACCAATGCGGCCGAGAGCGGCTCGAACACCGGCCGGCAGTACATGCGCGACTTGAGCAGCAGGAAGCGTTCCTTGCGCGGATCGAGCCCCGCGCATTCGAAGACGCCGATGTCCCAGGGCTCCTGCGTGCGCTCGGTCACCACGATGCGCGCCGCGCCAATGTCGAACAGCACCGTGCGGCCCATGCTGCTGCGCTGGCCGGTGTAGGTGGGGCCGGTGATCATGTATTCGCCGTTGCCGATGGTGCGCACCGTGCCGGTCAGCGTGACGGGCTTCTTCGACAGCCCGATGCCTGCCAGCGACACCTTGTTGCCGAGCGCGACGGTCACCTCTGCGCCCTCGCCCGCCGCGATCAGCGCGGCCACCGCCTCCGGATCGCACAGCGGACCGACGCCGATGCCGTCGAGCCCCTGCGCCAGTGCTTCCTGCAGCACGTCCATGGTGTCGCAGCTGCCACCCGACATGCAGTTGTCGCCATGGTCGAGCAGCAGCACCGGGCGCGTGGCGCCGTCGGCGATGGCCTTGGCGCGCGCAATCGATTCGGCCAGCGGTTCGCTGCGATAGACGAAGGCCTCGCGCTCGTCCCACATCTGCGCAGCGATCCGGTCGGCCGTGGCCTGCGCGCGCTCGGGCGCTTCTGCATCGACCACCACCACGCTCATGCAGGGCGCCTCGATGTCCGACAGCGAGAAGCCGGCAAAGATCGACACTGCGAGCGATCCCGATGCTTCGGCCGCGCGCGCCGCCTCGATGGCCCGCTGCATCGCGCCGGTGAACGAGGCGCTGCGCAGCGTGTGCGCCATCAGCGGCAGCGGGTGCCAGCGCATCGCGGGCCTGCTGCGCCCCGCGAGCAGGTCGAACAGCAGGCGGCCGGCATGCTCGCCCGTCTCGTACATGTCGATGTGCGGATAGGTCTTGAAGCCGACGATCACGTCCGCATTGCCGACCATCGCAGGCGTCACGTTGGCATGCAGGTCGAGCGCCACGCCAATGGGCACGCCGGGCGCCGCGGCGCGCAGCCGCAGCAGCAGGTCACCCTCACCATCGGCGCTGTTCTGCGCCACCATGGCGCCGTGCAGGTCGAGCAGGATCGCGTCGCAGCCAGGCGCCGCATCGACGATGCACTGCGTGAGCGTGGTGTAGGCCTCTGCATCCACAGGCCCGCTCGGATTGGCCGAGGCCGACACCGGCGTGACCAGCGTTGCGCCGGCCTGCTCGGCCAGGTCGATGAAGGCCGACATC
This genomic window from Variovorax paradoxus contains:
- a CDS encoding ABC transporter ATP-binding protein, with the translated sequence MVAAGGALVNEHAQLASVDATVFALYGVDVRLGRVAALQGATLTIAAGERVALIGANGSGKTTLLRLLHGLVPHAAGSFTSAAPRRQQAMLFQRPHMLRASVVVNVALALWLRGMRWRDACRAALPALARVGLEDLAERNARALSGGQQQRVALARAWALHPAVLLLDEPTASLDPTAKREVETLIAEAAAGRTLVFASHNLGQVKRLASRVVYLEHGRVLADLPVHDFFHGPLPEEARLFVKGELA
- a CDS encoding ABC transporter permease, whose protein sequence is MNTFAQSAVAAWELLVSGDPVLLAIVGRSLAVSASACVLACGLGLLLGAWLGVARFRGRAGLLTLLNTLLALPSVVVGLVVYLLLSRSGPLGFLGWLFSFKAMVLAQTVLVLPVVTALTRQAIEDAERAHGEQLRSLGAGPLVRALLLVWDERYALLTVLIAAFGRAVSEVGAVMVVGGNIDGFTRVMTTAIALETSKGDLPLALALGIVLLGVVLVLNLAIAAVRGWRERADGGGGAGGGTAAWWRPEARS
- a CDS encoding M81 family metallopeptidase codes for the protein MKVLIARLNHETNTFSPVPTPLAAFGPDGPTFGAQAYTDNKGMRTAMSAFIDLAEQAGATLVTPVSASANPSGPVDAEAYTTLTQCIVDAAPGCDAILLDLHGAMVAQNSADGEGDLLLRLRAAAPGVPIGVALDLHANVTPAMVGNADVIVGFKTYPHIDMYETGEHAGRLLFDLLAGRSRPAMRWHPLPLMAHTLRSASFTGAMQRAIEAARAAEASGSLAVSIFAGFSLSDIEAPCMSVVVVDAEAPERAQATADRIAAQMWDEREAFVYRSEPLAESIARAKAIADGATRPVLLLDHGDNCMSGGSCDTMDVLQEALAQGLDGIGVGPLCDPEAVAALIAAGEGAEVTVALGNKVSLAGIGLSKKPVTLTGTVRTIGNGEYMITGPTYTGQRSSMGRTVLFDIGAARIVVTERTQEPWDIGVFECAGLDPRKERFLLLKSRMYCRPVFEPLSAALVECDSPGVTSSDYSLFPFSKVRRPVFPLDVI